A genomic region of Candidatus Paceibacterota bacterium contains the following coding sequences:
- a CDS encoding type II secretion system protein — translation MLAQPPRNSEKSAFSLVELLVIIAAIALLATLRLSALAPAEVKAHRLGCLNNLKQLGLGSMMYANDSQGHYSGHTWLPGELGNVPPGGATDRSGSDDDLNWLYPRYVKSTRSFVCPSTQNYIRTNLVTKPTGGVALVDLCKNGATLQSAGTSYEVSGNFTLRMTGMAITTKKKEDTVNAFTIGAYVRALGMKPGPSRVFLIMDADDTLPGVGTDANDWPDNPADNHGAAGANFSFCDGHAQWVRQNEFMEVWNISQDSNRSSP, via the coding sequence ATGCTTGCTCAGCCGCCCAGGAATTCGGAGAAGTCCGCTTTTTCACTCGTCGAACTATTGGTCATCATTGCAGCCATCGCCTTGCTGGCGACCCTGCGGTTGTCCGCGCTGGCGCCGGCGGAAGTGAAGGCCCACCGGCTCGGCTGCCTCAACAATCTCAAACAGCTCGGTTTGGGAAGTATGATGTATGCCAACGACTCCCAGGGCCATTACTCCGGCCACACTTGGCTTCCCGGAGAACTCGGCAATGTTCCCCCGGGGGGAGCCACAGATCGCTCCGGGTCGGATGATGACTTAAACTGGCTTTACCCGCGCTACGTAAAGTCCACCAGGAGTTTTGTCTGTCCCAGCACCCAGAACTACATCCGCACCAATCTCGTCACCAAGCCCACCGGGGGAGTCGCCCTCGTTGATCTGTGTAAAAACGGTGCCACGCTCCAGTCCGCCGGCACCAGCTACGAAGTCTCCGGCAACTTCACCCTCCGCATGACCGGCATGGCGATTACCACCAAGAAGAAGGAAGACACCGTGAACGCGTTCACTATCGGCGCTTACGTCCGCGCGCTCGGCATGAAGCCGGGGCCATCCCGGGTTTTCTTGATCATGGACGCGGACGACACCTTGCCGGGGGTTGGGACTGACGCCAATGACTGGCCGGACAACCCGGCCGACAACCACGGCGCCGCGGGGGCGAACTTCTCCTTCTGCGACGGCCACGCCCAATGGGTGCGGCAGAATGAATTCATGGAGGTCTGGAACATCAGCCAGGACTCGAACCGCTCGTCCCCTTGA
- a CDS encoding neutral/alkaline non-lysosomal ceramidase N-terminal domain-containing protein, with amino-acid sequence MSELKVGVAEVDFTPPPGLPLLGHIRDDYAARGTHDPLRARAMVVANQAGPRVALLTLDLCMLNRAQARMMREHIAAHTALSPENILIAASHTHGGPAAVSLYQTPAATDAEIEVFLKHAAEAAIRADKNLRTAMVKAGYASESSLSFNRRLRCRDGKTHMNWEELAPGFVLDCLGPIDPRVLVLTVEDGGLPTAGLVNFGLHPAILDYENWLYSADYIGYLDEALRRIVREDFTTLFFNGCCANVNHINYADPASPRRGYPTAQRVGYVLAAAVAQALRARVPVAGDAILASRESVELERFKIPDNLFAEAKRFLETGRQSKPAGMDGLDFKSGAPLWVRMREQQATPDRVEVMALRIGPVGIVGMPGEVFCETGLAIQQASPAEHTIVIELANDAVGYLPTREAYVQGGYEVTPGATAYAPGCAEKLAESAIRQLKRLFECPGG; translated from the coding sequence ATGTCGGAGCTCAAAGTTGGCGTGGCTGAGGTGGATTTCACGCCCCCACCGGGGCTGCCTCTGCTGGGTCACATCCGGGATGATTACGCGGCGCGGGGCACGCATGATCCCTTGCGCGCGCGGGCCATGGTGGTGGCGAATCAGGCGGGGCCGCGCGTGGCCCTGCTGACGCTGGATCTGTGCATGCTCAACCGCGCGCAAGCCCGGATGATGCGCGAGCACATCGCGGCGCACACCGCCCTCTCGCCGGAGAACATCCTTATCGCCGCGTCGCACACGCACGGCGGGCCGGCTGCCGTTTCGTTGTACCAGACTCCCGCGGCCACCGATGCGGAGATCGAGGTATTCCTGAAGCACGCCGCGGAAGCGGCTATCCGCGCGGATAAGAACTTGAGGACTGCGATGGTGAAGGCTGGCTATGCCAGCGAGTCTTCCCTTTCCTTCAACCGGCGGCTGCGATGCCGTGACGGCAAGACACACATGAATTGGGAGGAACTGGCGCCCGGTTTCGTGCTGGATTGCCTGGGGCCGATTGATCCCAGGGTCCTCGTGCTCACGGTGGAAGACGGCGGCCTGCCAACGGCGGGACTGGTGAATTTCGGGCTGCACCCGGCCATTCTGGACTACGAGAACTGGCTCTATTCGGCGGACTACATCGGGTATCTGGATGAGGCGCTGCGCAGGATCGTGCGAGAGGACTTCACGACGCTGTTCTTCAACGGCTGCTGCGCCAATGTCAATCACATCAACTACGCCGACCCTGCCAGTCCCCGGCGGGGCTACCCTACAGCCCAACGTGTGGGCTACGTGCTGGCGGCGGCGGTCGCTCAAGCTCTGCGGGCGCGCGTGCCGGTGGCGGGGGATGCCATCCTGGCGTCGCGGGAGTCGGTCGAACTGGAGCGATTCAAGATACCCGACAACCTTTTTGCCGAAGCGAAGCGCTTCCTGGAAACGGGTCGGCAGAGTAAGCCGGCGGGCATGGACGGGCTGGATTTCAAGAGCGGAGCGCCGCTTTGGGTGCGGATGCGCGAGCAGCAGGCGACGCCCGACCGGGTTGAGGTCATGGCCCTGCGGATCGGGCCGGTGGGGATTGTGGGCATGCCCGGGGAGGTCTTTTGCGAAACGGGCCTGGCCATCCAACAAGCCAGTCCTGCGGAGCACACCATCGTGATTGAACTGGCGAACGATGCGGTGGGTTATCTGCCGACGCGCGAAGCCTACGTACAGGGCGGCTATGAGGTAACTCCCGGCGCAACGGCTTACGCGCCAGGCTGCGCCGAGAAGCTCGCCGAGTCCGCCATCCGCCAGCTAAAGAGACTATTCGAGTGCCCGGGCGGGTGA
- a CDS encoding prepilin-type N-terminal cleavage/methylation domain-containing protein, which translates to MKNMRKENTAFTLVELIVVIAVVAVLAASLLPALARTRPQAQRIACSNNLKQVGLAFRTWAAANGGYMPMQVPGAQGGASGELTISRTLSASQVTSHGACKIFLCLSNELTTPRFLICPAEYESIYRQAATTFSGVGAPGTVPYTNDLNVSYLVAADAMETMPRMLLTGDHNLGGNANPPTIPYLAAPNTGISKASLGTNFNANLGPAFMNNMHSKQGNVGLADGSVEWFGRTNLQNALKQSGDTGRAQGLFTLVAGAAAGAGCNRILLP; encoded by the coding sequence ATGAAAAACATGCGTAAAGAGAACACGGCTTTCACTCTTGTCGAGCTGATAGTCGTCATCGCCGTCGTCGCGGTCCTCGCCGCCTCCTTGTTGCCCGCGCTGGCCCGAACCCGACCGCAAGCGCAGCGCATTGCTTGCAGCAACAACCTCAAGCAGGTCGGTCTCGCTTTCCGGACCTGGGCGGCCGCCAACGGCGGCTACATGCCGATGCAGGTGCCCGGCGCCCAAGGCGGGGCCTCCGGTGAGTTAACCATCTCCAGAACCTTGAGCGCCAGCCAGGTTACGAGCCACGGCGCGTGCAAGATCTTCCTGTGCCTCTCCAATGAGTTAACCACCCCGAGATTCCTCATCTGCCCGGCGGAGTACGAGAGCATATATCGCCAGGCGGCCACCACCTTCAGCGGAGTGGGTGCACCCGGCACGGTTCCTTACACCAACGATCTGAACGTCAGCTACCTCGTCGCTGCCGACGCCATGGAAACCATGCCTCGCATGTTGTTGACAGGAGACCATAACTTGGGCGGGAACGCCAATCCGCCGACCATTCCCTACCTGGCAGCCCCGAACACAGGAATCTCCAAGGCCTCGCTGGGCACCAACTTCAACGCCAATCTAGGCCCTGCTTTCATGAACAATATGCACTCCAAGCAAGGCAATGTCGGGTTGGCAGACGGCAGTGTGGAGTGGTTCGGCCGCACCAACCTGCAAAACGCCCTCAAGCAATCGGGCGATACAGGCCGCGCGCAGGGGCTCTTCACCCTCGTCGCCGGCGCCGCCGCCGGCGCAGGGTGCAACCGTATCTTGCTCCCGTAA